The genomic DNA CGGGTGGATATCCTTATCAATGCTCCCGGCATAAACTCGGCCACACCGTTTTTTGAGATTTCGGAAGATGAATGGGATAAAATTATTCAGGTGAATCTGAAAAGCATGTTCCTTGCCTGCCAGGTTTTCGGGAAAAGAATGATCGAACAGGGCGAAGGCGGAAGTATTATCAATATTTCTTCCGCGTCATCCAGTATCCCCCTTTCAAGGGTTTTAACTTATAGTATATCCAAAGCGGGGGTTAATAATCTAACCAAGTTCCTGGCGCGTGAATGGGCCCTCCAGAAAGTTAGGGTCAATGCCCTTGCGCCCGGTTTTTTCCCGGCGGAACAAAATAGAAAGATACTGACCCAGGATCGGGTTGACTCTATTATGCGCCATACACCCATGGGGCGTTTCGGGAACCCGGAGGAGTTGGTGGGGGCCATTATTTGGCTGGCTTCGGAAAAGGCTTCCTCGTTTGTTACCGGGGCAGTTATACGGGTGGATGGGGGATTTACGGCGATGACAATTTAAAGGTTAGTGAAAAAGTCGACTTTATTTCCATTTATGCATGACGACAAAAATAATTACGCATGTTCTGTGTGTTTAGATCCTGAAACGAGTTCAGGATGACACGTGTCATGCCGAACTTGTTGCCGCTTCGCGGGAACGATGAAACCGTTTCGGCATCTATTTTTAAAAGAAACGAAATAAAATATGTCGTCATGTAGACCCTGAAACGAGTTCAGGGTGACATCGTCACGCCGAACTTGTTGCCGCTTGGCGGTAACGATGAAACCGTTTCGGCATCTATCAATTAAACAGGGTATTTCACCAGACTTTTACTATAGATATGATTAGAGGGCATAATGATTGAGAAAGAGAAAATTTTACAAACATGCGACGATCTCATCGTCGATACCGCGATTTTTCTCATGAGGCTCATACAATTCGAGTCGACAAGCGGGTATGAAGGGCCGGCAATGGAGTGGTTATATAACCAGTTCAAGGATATATCCGATGAATGTGAGCTGATCCCTGTTCCGGAAGATATTGTGGACGATCCCGACTTCGGTTTCAGAATCGATGACCGGCCCTATGAAGGAAGGCCGAATCTCCGTGTGACGCTCAAAGGCGACGGAACCGGTAAAAGTGTGATTTTCAATGCCCATATCGATGTTGTTCCCCCTTCCAAAGGCCAGCTTCGCCCGTTTGATCCCTATGTGGACGAGGGCATTCTCTACGGCCGCGGGGCATGCGACGATAAAGGGCAGGTGGCAGTGTTATGGACAATATTCAAAGCCTTAAAAAAACTCAAGATCAAACCGAGGGGCGATATCATCCTCCATCTGGTGATCGAAGAAGAAACAGGCGGAAACGGTACTCTCGCCCTGGTACGCCGGGGTGAAAGGGCTGACTGCTGCATAAACCTCGAGCCATGCTCGAACAATATCCTCACCTCGGTGAGAGGCGCGGTATGGTTCACCTGCACTTTTTACGGCAGGGCAGGTCATTCAGGCTCGGCAAAAACTACGGTCAGCGCTCTCGATATGGCAATCGAGGCAATCAATATCATTAAAGACTATCATTCCAAACTGCTTGTCAGGACTATTAACGACGATCCCCTGTTCGCAGAATATGATAATCCAATGCCGGTAACCTTCGGGCAGAATGAAGGCGGAGACTGGCCGGCCATGGCCCCCCAGAAGCAGGTCTTTAAGGGTGTGTTTGGTTTTCTCACCACTCCTAAAGAAGAAGTCATGCATGAACTGGTTAATCGTATCCGAACCAAAGGTACTAAATGGCTCAAAGAAAACTTCGAGATGACCTTCCAGTACCGTCATGATACATCGAGAATAGACCCCAATCTCCCGTTTGTGAAAACACTTGCGGAAAGCTACAGAACCATGCGAGTGAAAAGCAAAATTGGCGCTATGCCTGCTTCTACGGATGCGTGTTACTATACGAACATCCTGGGAATACCTGCCCTGGCCACCGGATGCGGAAGCCTTGGCGACGCCCACACCGACCAGGAGCAATTGAAACTGAAAAGTTTAATCGCTTCGGCGGCAGTGATGACACAGTTTATCAAAGAATGGTGCGGACTCCGTAAAGTATGATCGTATAACCTTGGTATTCACACAGAGGCTGATCACATGATTATTGGAAAAGGGTTCGAGAATGAAGTAATTGATGAGACCACGGCATATGACTATTGCGCCGAAGCGTTCTCCCAAAAGAAAATGGACGGGAAACGGGTACTGATAATCATTCCCGATTCCACCCGCTCCGGGCCGATAGACATGTTTTTCAGGATTGTCTATAAGCTTCTTGCCGGGCGTGTCAAGGAACTTGATTTTCTCATCGCCCTCGGCACCCATGCCCCGATGAGCGAGGAAGCGATTTATCACCATGTTGGAATTACCAAAGACTTGCATGCTCATTCATACCCGAAGGCTCGCTTTTTTAATCACGAATCGCGCAATCCCGACCATCTTCGATTCATTGGAACAATCAGCGAGGATGAAACCGGTGAAATATCCGGCGGGCTTTTGCATCAGCGGGTTGATGTCACCATAAATAACAAGATTTTCGACTATGATCTTCTGGTCATAATCGGCCCTACTTTCCCCCACGAATCCATGGGGTTTTCGGGCGGCAATAAATACTTCTTCCCCGGGATTTGCGGAGAGGAGATTGTGGACTCGTTCCACTGGATGGGGGCGCTCCTTACCATTCCGGCGACCATAGGCATCGCGGATACGCCCATGCGGAGGCTGATAGATAAAGCCGCCTCATTCATCCCGGTCGAGCGCATGTGCATCAGCCTTGTGGTTAAGGAACACGATCTCTATGGCATGTTCATCGGGCCTCCGGAAGAAACATTTACGGCTGCGGCGGCTTTGTCCGATAAAATTCACATCGTGTACAAGGAACATCCGTTCAAGCAGGTTCTTGCATGCGCCCCGCTGATGTACGATGAGATATGGACTGCTGGCAAGTGCATGTACAAGCTTGAATCGGTGGTCGCGGACGGCGGCGAACTCATCATTTATGCGCCCCATGTCGACCGTTTGTCCGTGGTGCACGGCCCCGAGATCGAAAAAATCGGTTTCCATGTCCGTGATTACTATCTCAAGCAATGGGACAAATTCAAGGATGTTTCCGGCAATATCCGCGCTCACTCCTGCAATGTGAGGGGGATAGGCACGTTCGAAAACGGGATTGAAAAGCCTAGGATCAAGGTAACGCTGGCGACGCTGATGAATGAGGAGTACTGCCGGAAAGTAAACTTGGACTACCGCGACCCGAACTCCATGAATCCGGAAGATTGGAATGACCGTGAGGATGAAGGTATTCTGTATGTCCCGAAGGCAGGGGAAATTCTCTACCTTCTGAAAGACAATCCTTTTCGGAGATAGAGAACAGAATCGAAATGCCAGTGACCTTGTCCTTCGAACATTTGGTTGCGAGATAG from Candidatus Latescibacter sp. includes the following:
- a CDS encoding SDR family oxidoreductase encodes the protein MSYIEKMFGLKGKVAAAIGAGGVLAGEMAKGLAKAEAKVAVLDLNLENAEKVAASIRNEHHGEALALQMDATKKEDMERAIDKIIAAWGRVDILINAPGINSATPFFEISEDEWDKIIQVNLKSMFLACQVFGKRMIEQGEGGSIINISSASSSIPLSRVLTYSISKAGVNNLTKFLAREWALQKVRVNALAPGFFPAEQNRKILTQDRVDSIMRHTPMGRFGNPEELVGAIIWLASEKASSFVTGAVIRVDGGFTAMTI
- a CDS encoding M20/M25/M40 family metallo-hydrolase, yielding MIEKEKILQTCDDLIVDTAIFLMRLIQFESTSGYEGPAMEWLYNQFKDISDECELIPVPEDIVDDPDFGFRIDDRPYEGRPNLRVTLKGDGTGKSVIFNAHIDVVPPSKGQLRPFDPYVDEGILYGRGACDDKGQVAVLWTIFKALKKLKIKPRGDIILHLVIEEETGGNGTLALVRRGERADCCINLEPCSNNILTSVRGAVWFTCTFYGRAGHSGSAKTTVSALDMAIEAINIIKDYHSKLLVRTINDDPLFAEYDNPMPVTFGQNEGGDWPAMAPQKQVFKGVFGFLTTPKEEVMHELVNRIRTKGTKWLKENFEMTFQYRHDTSRIDPNLPFVKTLAESYRTMRVKSKIGAMPASTDACYYTNILGIPALATGCGSLGDAHTDQEQLKLKSLIASAAVMTQFIKEWCGLRKV
- a CDS encoding lactate racemase domain-containing protein; protein product: MIIGKGFENEVIDETTAYDYCAEAFSQKKMDGKRVLIIIPDSTRSGPIDMFFRIVYKLLAGRVKELDFLIALGTHAPMSEEAIYHHVGITKDLHAHSYPKARFFNHESRNPDHLRFIGTISEDETGEISGGLLHQRVDVTINNKIFDYDLLVIIGPTFPHESMGFSGGNKYFFPGICGEEIVDSFHWMGALLTIPATIGIADTPMRRLIDKAASFIPVERMCISLVVKEHDLYGMFIGPPEETFTAAAALSDKIHIVYKEHPFKQVLACAPLMYDEIWTAGKCMYKLESVVADGGELIIYAPHVDRLSVVHGPEIEKIGFHVRDYYLKQWDKFKDVSGNIRAHSCNVRGIGTFENGIEKPRIKVTLATLMNEEYCRKVNLDYRDPNSMNPEDWNDREDEGILYVPKAGEILYLLKDNPFRR